A window of Solanum stenotomum isolate F172 chromosome 3, ASM1918654v1, whole genome shotgun sequence contains these coding sequences:
- the LOC125860901 gene encoding calmodulin-binding protein 60 A-like, with amino-acid sequence MDLGEHSANNSVPVSSSFRKLRKSFNAVLPIVRLRKLMKRLCVDPAAVEISTSPREVQENLKSPGHLILQFSNDVRGPIYTGLPIGDQEGSPLDLHLIDSSTQNIMNSDPEASAKVEIVVLEKDFTSRGGEKSLIRGNPQVSLKNGSVSISHISFKHTRNALKKSELRLCARVVYPYDIGTRIVEAVTKPFFVKDRRCITKRLKPLFLHDEVWKLETIGKDGPFHKRLMKENIKTVNDFLTHYFLNRENLLRILGRHMNVEKLDAAVNQAKSKLDLKRYVYRQENLRVVFTDVGELIGVQFYQEGRSFSFQELIQDVKAIAMEMVKIAFQDGRQNFRVLLDDDSFYNGFTSDEAYNYVIGTQQLQPVPNNVANDMPNTSLIVNNYDNQ; translated from the exons ATGGATCTGGGAGAACATTCTGCTAATAATTCAGTTCCTGTCTCATCTTCATTTCGCAAACTAAGGAA GTCGTTTAATGCTGTGCTCCCGATCGTGCGTTTACGGAAGTTAATGAAGCGGCTTTGCGTCGATCCAGCT GCTGTAGAGATTTCAACCAGCCCAAG AGAAGTGCAGGAAAATTTGAAAAGTCCAGGGCATTTAATATTACAGTTTTCAAACGATGTACGTGGTCCAATATATACTGGGCTCCCCATAGGAGATCAAGAGGGCTCCCCCTTAGATCTACATTTAATTGACTCCAGTACtcaaaatattatgaattctgATCCAGAAGCATCAGCAAAAGTGGAAATAGTTGTCCTTGAGAAGGATTTTACAAGTCGTGGTGGCGAAAAATCGCTGATTCGTGGAAATCCTCAAGTCAGCTTGAAAAATGGGAGTGTTTCTATAAGTCATATTTCATTCAAACATACTAGAAATGCTTTGAAAAAAAGTGAATTGAGACTATGTGCAAGAGTTGTGTATCCCTACGACATTGGGACCAGAATCGTGGAAGCAGTTACTAAACCATTTTTCGTCAAGGATCGTCGTTGCA TAACCAAGAGATTGAAGCCCCTATTTCTTCATGATGAAGTTTGGAAACTGGAAACAATTGGCAAAGACGGTCCTTTCCATAAACGTTTGATGAAGGAAAACATTAAAACAGTCAACGACTTCTTAACTCACTACTTTTTGAACCGTGAAAACCTACTCAGA ATCCTTGGCAGGCATATGAACGTGGAGAAATTGGATGCAGCAGTAAATCAGGCAAAGAGTAAACTTGACTTGAAAAGATATGTGTATCGTCAGGAAAATCTACGAGTGGTTTTTACTGATGTGGGAGAATTGATTGGAGTACAATTTTATCAAGAGGGCCGGTCTTTCTCTTTCCAAGAGCTCATTCAAGATGTAAAg GCTATTGCAATGGAAATGGTAAAAATAGCCTTTCAAGATGGCCGCCAGAATTTCAGGGTTTTATTGGATGATGATAGTTTTTATAATGGATTCACTTCCGATGAGGCTTATAATTATGTAATTGGCACACAGCAGCTGCAACCAGTGCCTAATAATGTTGCTAATGACATGCCAAACACAAGTTTGATAGTGAATAATTATGACAATCAATAG